The Kribbella sp. NBC_00662 nucleotide sequence CCCGCCGACTCCTCACCGACGCCACCACCGAGATCCGCGACGTCGGCGTCGCCCGAGGCATCCACCTCGCCGACGAGGTCGTCCCCGGCACCCTCGCCTGGATCGACAACCTCCCCGCCGAAGGCACCACCTCCCTCCAACGCGACCTCATCGCCGGCCGCCCCTCCGAACTCGAAGCCTGGACCGGCGCCGTCGTCCGCCTGGGCAACGAAGCGGGCGTCCCAACCCCGGTCAACACGTTCCTCTACGATCTCGCCACCGCCAGAGCGCTTGCCGCTGGCAACCGATGAGGGATTGCCGACGCGAACGACAGGACCGCGAGCAGTGACCAGAAGTAGATGGCCACCCAGACCTCCCGAGGCCCGATCGTGGCGTCCTGCGTGAGGCTCGCGATGAGCCAGCCCGGTATCGGTAGGAACGCGATCGCAGTACACACGATCCGAGCCCACCGCCGGCCGGCGCCGGCGAGCGCGTAGCCGCCGGCCATACCGAACAGTGGTACGGCGAGCGCGCCCCCACCGATCCCGTCAGCGAGGAACTGCGAAGGATTCGCCAGCCCGGGCAGCAGGACGGCAGCAAGCAGCAGCGGCGAGAAGATCAGCCACCGCGGCCGCCCTCGGTTCGTACGTCGCAGGTATTCGGACCACCCGAGTAGGACACCGAGCACTGTCCCGGGCAGGAGGATCCAGGCGAAGGTGCCGGACCAGGTGACTGCAGACTCGGGCCCCGCGACCTGCGCCATGAACCCACGCAGAGCGCAGGCCCAGGCGAGGCCGCATGCACCGCCTGCTGCGGTCAGCTGCCAGTGGGAGAGCATCGTCAGCGCTCGATCCGGGCGCTGATCCGGGGCTCGGTGGCGGACCGTGGGTGACGCGTGAGGACGGCCGCGAACACTGCGCAGAGTGTCAGCCCGTAGATCGCCACCCCGACAGGGAGTGCGCTGGTGGCGCTGATGCCGATCATGACGAGCGACCAGATGCCGGCCACAAGTGCGGCGTACCGCTGCCAGCCGGTCCAGTCGGGCGAGCGCAGTACGGCGATGCCGGCTACCGTCAGGCCGATCCCGGTGAGCGCGACACCGAGCCCGAAGAACGCACCGACCAGCTGTGGACCGGTCTCGTCCAGTCGCTGATCGGCGATCGGGAGCGAGGCGAACTCGGCGAGGAACAGGATTACCGCGCCGGCCGTGGCGAGCGCGCCCCCGATGCGACCGGCCCGCTGCGTCATCACCTGCAGGAAGGCGACCGTGCCGAGGACGACGAGCAGATGGAGTACTGCGTTCGCGAGTGAGGCCGGGATCAGGCTGTCACTGGTCCATGGGTAGCTCCACATCTTGTCGGAGACGTCGGACGCCGGCTTCACGACAGCCTCGATGGCGATGCCGGCAGCAGTGGTCAGGGCAGCGCCTACCAGGCCGGCGATGGTCAGATTGCGATTCATGGTTCCCCACCCTTCGAAGATTGTCCTTCGACAGTAGGAATGGGCGGTCGCCGCGCACATCGGCGGCAGTACGACGTTCGCAGTACGTGCCAGCACTGTTGGCGGGACGGTCCGGCGCTGCCACGATGGTGCCGTGCGAGGGTGTCGGCCGGTGCCGGCCGTGATGTTCGGGACGTGCGTGATCGCGGAAATGGCCGCGATCGGCCTGTCGTGGCGCCTCGAGCCGGTCTACGACACGCTCCTGTACGGGCTGTTCGCGCTCGCCATGGTCGGCGCGGGCGCGCTGATCGTGCAGCGGCGGCCGGGGAACGTGATCGGGTGGTTGTTCTGCGGCTTCGGACTACTGAACGCGTTCGCCTCCGATCTGGCGCAGGGATGGGGTCTCCGCGCGGCCGCGGAGGGGTGGCCGGGCGGCCCCGTCGGCGAGGCGATCTCGGCGGTCAGTTGGTTGCCGAGCGGTTACGGCTGGGCGCTGACCTTCCTGCTGTTCCCGACCGGCCGGTTCCTGAGCCCGCGTTGGCGCGCGTTGGCCTGGACCGGCGCCGTCGGCCTACTGATCAGCATGGCGGCGTGGTCGCTCAGCCCGGATCGCGGTCGCGACTTCGTCTCGGGGCGCAGTCCCTGGGCGGTCTCCGGGCTCCCGACCGGGTTACTGCTCGGGATCGGTATGCCGTTGTTCATCGGCTCGCTGCTCGGCGCAGTCGCGTCGCTCGCCGTACGCTTTCGTCGCTCGACCGGGCTGGAACGCCAACAGCTGAAGTGGTTCGTGCTCGCGGCGGTGGTCGCAGGGATAGCGTTGCCGACCAGCTTCGTGCTCTGGTACGTCAGCCCGGCAGCGGGAATCATCGCCGCGATAGCGCTGACCGGATTGCCGTTGGCGACCGGCGCAGCGATCCTTCGGTACCGGTTGTACGACATCGACCTCTTCATCAGCCGGACCGTCGCCTATGCCAGTCTCACGGCTCTCCTGCTGGCGTCGTACGCCGTCCTGACCGTTGCCGTGGGTGCCTTTCTCGGCCGGGGATCGGCGTGGACGGTGGCGGTCGCGACGCTTGTCTGCGCGTTCCTCTTCCAGCCGTTACGCTCGCGGATCCAGGACGTCGTCGACCGGCGTTTCAACCGGTCCCGGTACGACGCCTTGCATCGGATGACCGCGTTCCTCGACGACGTACGTGCGGAGCGGCGGCCG carries:
- a CDS encoding histidine kinase, producing the protein MPAVMFGTCVIAEMAAIGLSWRLEPVYDTLLYGLFALAMVGAGALIVQRRPGNVIGWLFCGFGLLNAFASDLAQGWGLRAAAEGWPGGPVGEAISAVSWLPSGYGWALTFLLFPTGRFLSPRWRALAWTGAVGLLISMAAWSLSPDRGRDFVSGRSPWAVSGLPTGLLLGIGMPLFIGSLLGAVASLAVRFRRSTGLERQQLKWFVLAAVVAGIALPTSFVLWYVSPAAGIIAAIALTGLPLATGAAILRYRLYDIDLFISRTVAYASLTALLLASYAVLTVAVGAFLGRGSAWTVAVATLVCAFLFQPLRSRIQDVVDRRFNRSRYDALHRMTAFLDDVRAERRPPEDVQAVLGEIVGDPALELLVFLPESRRYVDLSGATREDTGTRRRIAIERGDQPIGVVRYDGTSALGPDLVRRVVEDGGLAVEIARLRAELNVQLVEVKASRTRIIAATHAERRRIERDLHDGAQQRLVSIGLALRHAQHQLETATTADIRTTLDGAVAEATVAIGELRELARGLPPAQLDSGLAPACEELARRAPLPVSVRMPEGRFDTGVEAAAYFICCEGLTNAVKHADATRVDLIADHHREHLVVRVVDDGIGGAAPRHGTGLTGLADRVAALGGTFHIQSRPGGGTTLVAELPCGS